A genome region from Deinococcus ruber includes the following:
- a CDS encoding enoyl-ACP reductase FabI has translation MISIDMKDKTALVMGVANGRSLGWSIAEKLLEAGCRVGFSYQGERLKSELEKLTAGKEGTWIQQADATSEADLEALFATVKEQFGGLDYLIHAIGFAPKAAMEGRFIDTAPEDWNTALSVSAYTFVSAARHAEPLLREGGSILTLTHHASQQVFPKYNVMGVAKAALEAATRYLSSDLGAKGVRVNAVSAGPARTIAARSIPGFASMYDQAGEAAALRRNISNEEVGKLSLYLLSDLASGVTGQVVYVDAGAYIMAMKPQG, from the coding sequence ACATGAAGGACAAGACCGCCCTGGTGATGGGCGTCGCCAATGGCCGCAGCCTGGGCTGGTCGATTGCCGAGAAGCTGCTGGAGGCGGGCTGCCGCGTGGGGTTCAGCTATCAGGGCGAGCGGCTGAAGAGCGAGCTGGAAAAGCTGACGGCAGGCAAAGAAGGCACCTGGATTCAGCAGGCCGACGCCACCAGCGAGGCCGATCTGGAAGCGCTGTTTGCCACCGTCAAGGAGCAGTTTGGCGGACTGGATTATCTGATCCACGCCATCGGGTTTGCGCCCAAAGCCGCGATGGAAGGCCGCTTTATCGACACCGCGCCGGAAGACTGGAACACCGCGCTGTCGGTAAGCGCGTACACCTTCGTGTCGGCAGCCCGCCACGCCGAGCCGCTGCTGCGTGAGGGCGGCAGCATCCTGACCCTGACGCACCATGCCTCGCAGCAGGTGTTTCCCAAGTACAACGTGATGGGCGTGGCAAAAGCGGCGCTGGAAGCCGCCACCCGCTACCTGTCGAGCGACCTGGGTGCCAAGGGCGTGCGCGTGAACGCCGTCAGCGCCGGGCCTGCCCGCACGATTGCGGCCCGCTCGATTCCCGGCTTTGCCAGCATGTACGACCAGGCGGGCGAGGCGGCGGCGCTGCGGCGCAACATCAGCAACGAGGAAGTGGGCAAGCTGAGCCTGTACCTGCTCTCCGACCTCGCCAGTGGCGTGACCGGACAGGTGGTGTACGTGGATGCCGGGGCGTACATCATGGCGATGAAGCCGCAGGGCTGA